The Negativicoccus succinicivorans genome contains the following window.
TTATTCTTGCCGCCAAACAGGCGCAAAAAATCCTCGGCGAAAAATTACAAATTGTGCCGACTGCAAATCCTGCAGAAGGTGCCGCGGTAGCTATGCAATATGATCCGAATAATGATGTGACCAGCAATGTGGAACGCATGTGCGAAGAGCTTGAACACATCCGTGCGGCAGGAATTACTCAAGCGGTGCGAGACAGTTCGGTAGATGGCGTCAAAATTGCCAAAGATGATTATATGGGCATTATTTCCGGTGAGCGTGTGATTACCGCCACCGAACTTTCCGACGTGTTGGCTGACGTGTTGGAAAAACTGGTGAGTATGCAACCCGATGCCGAATTGATCACGCTTTATTACGGCGCCGATCTGGATGAAATGCAGGCCAATGAATTATTGGCCCAAGCCCAAGCGAAACATACGAATATCGATTTGGAATTACAATATGGCGGTCAGTCGTTGTATCCGTTCTTTATTTCGATTGAATAAAAATAAGAATAATAAAAAAAGACCAACAAGCGTTGGTCTTTTTTTATTATTCTTATTTATCACTGCGATGGGGGCGAAAAGCATTCAAAACCTTATCACGCGTCTTTTTAATTTGTGCTCCGGTAGTTTTTACACGCCGCCATTGGGTCGTATGAGATTTTGTTTTCGGTTTCATATCGCGATTGGGGTCGACTTTGCCCCGTTTGATACTGGTCGCACGAATCTTATCCGGTCGGAATTGGCGGCGGAAAATTTTCATTGTTTGCGTAGGATTGGCATCTGTACGGAATGTGAAGACATCCACAGCTACATATCCTAAATTGGGATAGGAGTGCAGGCAAACGTGACTGTCTTTACCGATTGCAATCACAACGAGTGCTTCATCATATTTATGTACGTGAGTATCATACAAATCTAAATCCAAATCCAAATATGCCATCGCCGTATGAATAGTATCCAGTAAGTCGGGGAAATTATCGACTAGCGAAATACGGCAGCCATAGCAGTCAATCAGAATGTGTTTGCCCATCGATAGGCTCATATGTTCACCTGCTTTCTATGCATCTATTATAACAAATGCAAAAAAGATAAAAAATAGTTGCAAAAAGTCAAAAGGTCAGCTATAATGATCATAAAGACAAAAGGTCAATGGTTATGTAAGTGAGGTGATTCTATGGGTAAGATGGTAGCCGATCGGATTGAACGGTTTATCATGCGCCGATTTTTAGAAGAAAAAGCACAGGAGATTATATTACAACGTAAAGAGATTGCAGATGCATTGAATTGTGCGCCGTCGCAGATCAGTTATGTATTAAGTACGCGTTTTTCCCCGGAAAAAGGTTTCAGCGTGGAATCACGCCGCGGCTTGGGAGGCTTCATTCGGATCACAGTTATTCGCCCGCTGGTCGGGGAAGATAATGATAGATTAACGATCGCTGATATCGATAAAGCGCTATACAATTTACTGCAGGAAGCGGTGATCACACAACGTGAGGCGCAGTTTTTACATGAAGCATTTTTGACTATTTGGCAAGAAACGGAAGGCAATATGCGAAGGCATCTCATGTTGCAATTACAGAAACGAATTAATCAACTTTTTTAGGGAGAAGGTGAGCGATGATGCAATGCGATCGTTGCCATAAGAATGAAGCGGTTTTGCATGTCACTCAAGTTCATAACGGGCATAAAGAGGAGCGACATCTTTGCGAAAAGTGTGCGCAAGAGACAGGGGAACTGCCGCAATGGACACAGAGCCCGTTTGATTTATGGGATACCGATTTTTTCAAAAGTTTGGTAAATCCGCAGCAAAGCCGACCGGAGCAGGCACAATGTTGTCCGCAATGCGGCTTGACATGGGCAGAGTTTAATGAACGCGGACGTCTTGGTTGCGCCCGGTGTTACGAAGTCTTTGCCGATTCTTTATTGCCTTTATTGCAGCGGTTGCAGGGGGCGACGAACCATGTCGGCAAAGTACCTTCAAGAGGGTCCGGTGTTTTTACTACCAATCACCAGATTAAGCGGTTGCAGCAGCAACTGCGTACTGCGCTGGAGAAAGAAGAATATGAAGAGGCGGCGCGCCTGCGCGATGAAATTTACGCGTTGCAACATGAGCCGCCAAGAAAAAAAACGGAGGAGGGGCAGAGATGAATATTCAAAATGTTTTGACGAGCCCCGCTCAGCCGTGGTTTCAGGGAAGCCATCCGGATAGTGATGTCGTGCTTTCCAGCCGAGTTCGTTTAGCCCGTAATATTGCCAATATTCAGTTTCCGAACATGGCCAACGAAAGTGAATTGATGGCCGTGGAAATGGCAGCCAATGAGGCCAAGCAATCTCTTAGCGAAGAGTATCAAGAAGAGATGACGTACGTAAAAATGTCGGATCTGGATCGTGTCGACCGTGAAATTTTATTGGAAAAACATTTAGTGAGCCCGCAACTGATTTCCGTGCCTGTACATCGCGGTATCGTAATCAATGAAGCAGCAGATATAACGTTTATGGTTAACGAAGAAGATCATTTTCGGTTA
Protein-coding sequences here:
- a CDS encoding UvrB/UvrC motif-containing protein codes for the protein MMQCDRCHKNEAVLHVTQVHNGHKEERHLCEKCAQETGELPQWTQSPFDLWDTDFFKSLVNPQQSRPEQAQCCPQCGLTWAEFNERGRLGCARCYEVFADSLLPLLQRLQGATNHVGKVPSRGSGVFTTNHQIKRLQQQLRTALEKEEYEEAARLRDEIYALQHEPPRKKTEEGQR
- a CDS encoding CtsR family transcriptional regulator produces the protein MGKMVADRIERFIMRRFLEEKAQEIILQRKEIADALNCAPSQISYVLSTRFSPEKGFSVESRRGLGGFIRITVIRPLVGEDNDRLTIADIDKALYNLLQEAVITQREAQFLHEAFLTIWQETEGNMRRHLMLQLQKRINQLF
- a CDS encoding S-adenosylmethionine decarboxylase family protein: MGKHILIDCYGCRISLVDNFPDLLDTIHTAMAYLDLDLDLYDTHVHKYDEALVVIAIGKDSHVCLHSYPNLGYVAVDVFTFRTDANPTQTMKIFRRQFRPDKIRATSIKRGKVDPNRDMKPKTKSHTTQWRRVKTTGAQIKKTRDKVLNAFRPHRSDK